From Arachis stenosperma cultivar V10309 chromosome 2, arast.V10309.gnm1.PFL2, whole genome shotgun sequence, one genomic window encodes:
- the LOC130961035 gene encoding hydroquinone glucosyltransferase-like, whose product MENQQQQQSTTTTLVTMMPSPGMGHLIPMIEFAKRLTQNDNTINVHFIIPCDGPPSAAQTTVLRSLPATISHTFLPPISLSDLPSDTKIEPLISLTVVRSLPSLRRTLASLASSGHRVSALVVDLFGTDAFDVADDLNIPSYVYYPSTSMLLSFSFYLPQLDQMVQGEYRDLIEPVQIPGCVPVHGKDLTDPVQDRNDEAYKWLLHHVNRFRRAAGFIENSFFELEPGAINELQKADSGKPPVYPVGPLVNVENGRTGDKDHECLRWLDDQPRGSVLFVCFGSGGTLSSAQIDELALGLEKSGQRFLWVVRSPNDKVANASYFNAQSQADPFDFLPKGFVERTKGMGLVVSSWAPQAQVLAHESIGGFITHCGWNSILESVVNGVPLIAWPLYAEQKMNAVLVTEDTKVALRPKIGENGLVEKEEIASVVKGLMEGEEGKKLRHRMKDLKEAATKTLEKNGASTKQIVELANKWKGQTSV is encoded by the coding sequence ATGGAaaaccaacaacaacaacaatctaCAACAACAACCTTAGTTACTATGATGCCAAGTCCTGGCATGGGACACCTTATTCCAATGATTGAGTTTGCCAAAAGGCTTACCCAAAATGACAATACTATTAATGTTCATTTCATCATCCCTTGTGATGGCCCTCCTTCCGCCGCGCAAACCACCGTCCTCCGCTCCCTCCCGGCTACCATCTCCCACACTTTCCTCCCTCCAATTTCCCTCTCTGACCTCCCTTCAGACACCAAGATTGAGCCTCTTATCTCTCTCACCGTGGTTCGTTCCCTTCCTTCCTTACGTCGTACTCTCGCCTCCCTCGCCTCCTCCGGCCACCGTGTATCTGCCCTCGTCGTCGACCTCTTCGGCACCGACGCCTTCGACGTTGCCGATGACCTTAACATTCCCTCTTATGTGTACTACCCTTCAACTTCCATGCTCTTGTCCTTCTCCTTCTATTTACCACAATTAGACCAAATGGTTCAAGGTGAATATAGAGATTTAATTGAACCGGTTCAAATTCCGGGATGTGTTCCGGTTCATGGAAAGGACTTGACAGACCCGGTTCAAGACCGGAATGATGAGGCCTACAAGTGGTTACTCCACCATGTAAACCGGTTTAGAAGGGCAGCCGGATTTATAGAGAATAGTTTCTTTGAACTTGAACCGGGTGCTATTAATGAGCTACAAAAGGCAGATTCAGGTAAACCTCCGGTTTATCCGGTTGGACCATTGGTAAATGTAGAAAATGGTCGAACCGGTGATAAAGATCATGAGTGTTTGAGGTGGTTGGATGACCAGCCACGTGGCAGTGTTTTATTCGTTTGTTTCGGAAGTGGTGGGACCTTGTCTAGTGCCCAAATTGATGAGCTGGCACTAGGTTTGGAGAAAAGTGGACAAAGATTCTTGTGGGTTGTGAGAAGTCCAAATGACAAGGTTGCAAATGCATCTTATTTCAATGCTCAAAGCCAAGCTGACCCTTTTGACTTCTTGCCCAAAGGATTTGTTGAGAGAACTAAAGGGATGGGCCTAGTAGTATCATCTTGGGCTCCACAGGCCCAAGTCTTGGCCCATGAGTCTATTGGTGGGTTTATAACCCATTGTGGTTGGAACTCTATTTTAGAAAGTGTGGTCAATGGAGTACCCTTGATTGCATGGCCTCTTTATGCAGAACAAAAAATGAATGCGGTTTTGGTCACCGAAGATACCAAGGTGGCATTGAGACCAAAAATTGGGGAAAATGGGTTggtggaaaaagaagaaattgcTAGTGTTGTGAAGGGTTTAATGGAGGGTGAAGAAGGAAAGAAACTTCGTCATAGAATGAAGGATCTTAAAGAGGCAGCTACTAAAACTCTTGAGAAAAATGGAGCTTCAACAAAGCAAATTGTGGAGTTGGCTAACAAGTGGAAGGGTCAAACAAGTGTATAG
- the LOC130962082 gene encoding hydroquinone glucosyltransferase-like: protein MEYHVKQQKQQQQSLIPLIFMMPSPGKGHLIPMIEFSKKLTKNYDLGITIIIPGNSPPTEVETTMLRHINHIFLRPVPLSDLPSTTKIELLISHTIHHSLPSIRQTLHSITSSGRHRVTAFVVDLFGTEAFDIASEFNIPSYIFFTSTSMFLSFFFHLPQWKATQCESNGSTELVQIPGCVPIHIKDLADGLKDDEILNVIIQHAKRFKLAQGIIENSFLDLEPGTIKELQKVKPGRPPVYPVGPLVNMVNDQTKFHGDNNDNACLRWLNEQPRGSVLFVCFGSGGTLSSAQIDELALGLEMSEQRFLWVIKNPNDKVSSGSFFNVNNILNDPLNFLPKGFVERTKRKGLVVPNWAPQAQVLAHESIGGFLTHCGWNSILESVVNGVPLIAWPLYAEQKMNAVLITRDMKVGLRPEIGEDGLVEREEIGSVVKRLMEGEEGKKLRYRMKELKEAAIEVVGENGSSTKQIEELALKWKKV, encoded by the coding sequence ATGGAATACCATGTTaaacaacaaaaacaacaacaacaaagtcttATCCCATTAATATTCATGATGCCAAGTCCTGGCAAGGGTCACCTCATTCCAATGATTGAGTTCTCCAAAAAACTCACTAAAAATTACGATCTGGGGATAACTATTATTATCCCCGGTAATAGTCCTCCTACAGAGGTGGAAACCACCATGCTCCGCCACATCAACCACATCTTTCTCCGGCCGGTGCCACTTTCTGACCTCCCATCTACCACCAAAATTGAGCTTCTCATCTCACACACCATCCATCATTCTCTCCCTTCTATTCGCCAAACCCTACACTCCATCACCTCCTCCGGCCGCCACCGCGTCACTGCCTTCGTCGTTGACCTCTTTGGCACTGAAGCATTTGACATAGCATCCGAATTCAACATACCCTCTTACATTTTCTTCACTTCCACTTCCATGTTCTTGTCCTTCTTCTTCCACCTTCCACAATGGAAAGCAACTCAATGTGAATCTAATGGCTCAACCGAACTGGTTCAAATCCCGGGTTGTGTCCCAATTCATATAAAAGACCTAGCTGATGGGCTTAAAGATGATGAAATTCTCAATGTGATCATTCAACATGCTAAGCGGTTTAAGTTGGCTCAAGGAATCATTGAGAATAGTTTTCTTGACCTTGAACCGGGTACCATCAAGGAATTGCAAAAGGTCAAACCGGGTAGGCCTCCGGTTTATCCGGTTGGACCGTTAGTTAATATGGTTAATGATCAAACCAAGTTTCATGGGGACAATAATGATAATGCATGTCTAAGGTGGTTAAATGAACAGCCACGTGGCAGTGTCTTATTTGTGTGTTTTGGAAGTGGTGGAACCTTATCTAGTGCTCAAATTGATGAGCTGGCACTAGGGTTAGAGATGAGTGAACAAAGGTTTTTATGGGTTATCAAAAACCCTAATGACAAAGTTTCTAGTGGGTCCTTTTTCAATGTGAATAATATCCTTAATGATCCTTTGAACTTTCTACCTAAAGGATTTGTAGAAAGAACTAAAAGGAAGGGACTCGTGGTGCCAAATTGGGCCCCACAGGCCCAAGTCTTGGCCCATGAATCCATTGGTGGATTTTTAACTCATTGTGGTTGGAATTCTATTCTTGAGAGTGTGGTTAATGGGGTACCCTTAATTGCATGGCCACTATATGCCGAGCAAAAAATGAATGCGGTTTTGATCACTAGAGATATGAAGGTAGGGTTAAGGCCAGAGATTGGTGAAGATGGTTTGGTAGAAAGAGAAGAAATTGGTAGTGTTGTGAAGAGATTAATGGAaggagaagaagggaagaaactTCGTTATAGAATGAAAGAACTTAAAGAGGCAGCTATTGAAGTTGTTGGGGAAAATGGGTCTTCAACTAAACAAATTGAAGAGTTGGCTCTCAAGTGGAAGAAGGTCTAA